Genomic segment of Arachis stenosperma cultivar V10309 chromosome 4, arast.V10309.gnm1.PFL2, whole genome shotgun sequence:
ctaattttattttagaggctttttaccacactaCATTATTATATAGTATATAAGAAAGTATAGGAGAAAAACGCTTTTTTTGAACAATGTAAATAATAAGTCAAAaaagaaaagttaattttaattttaaaaatcaaattttgaattaattaggtttaattataattttgaatccttttttattttttccgcAATCGCTCCCTAGCAACCCTGTGCCACTGCTGCTGCCGTTGTATCACGACCCTGGTGCCCCCGCAGCTGCTTTCTTGTTACTTGTTTCTTATCAACTAAgttggatgttcattttactataTATGTGGATGGTTCTTTTCATGCTAAAATGGATGTTTATTTGGGTATACCATTAGTATTttacttgatttgcttgattctgcATGCATATGCTTCACAGGATGTTAATTTTACTATGTATGCAGATGATTCTTTTTATTAAGATGTGAATTTTATTTGGGTTATACCATTTGGGTGAACGAAGCAAAGCCGCACGCAATGGAAGTGGCCTGGTGAAGACACGACGCAGTGGCGTAGAAGCAAGGGCAAAGGGGCAACATTAGAGTAGTAGCAGAATAAGGCCTCTGACTCTGCGACGGTGCGACTTCACAGAGGGGAGAAGAAGGCGCGTAGTGGCAGCTTCTCTTGCAAGGAGAACAGGGGTGGCAAGGAGAAGAAGGTGCATCGGTAGCATCGAGAGCAGGGAATGCGACGCAGGAAAAACGAAGGTGCAGCGGTGGCGTCGATTACAAGGAGCACAAGGGCGGCGCAACGCATGATAGAAGAAGGTGCAGCGATGGTGCGGTGCCTTGCTTCTTCAGAAGGTGACAACGGTGGTGAGGTGCGTTGGTGATGGCACGATAGGGAAAGGGAATGAATCAGCTATGGTAAAAGGAGAGAAAAGTGGAAGGTGAGAGGCTAGGATTGTGGTGGATAAATGGGGTACAATGTTTTTTGTTTTAGTGGACTTGGAGTGCAGCAGTCCATAGTTTATGTTATTCGCACCTTCATTGTTTACCTAGTAGAACTAATCATAGTATATACTAATACTTTGCTATTGGCCTGAGAAGAAAGATTTTACTAGTCTTTCAATTTTCGACTATATTAtgtatacactaaaattagctaCTAAAGTCAACTATCAAGATAAAATACATGTTggaatataaatacacattaaaaataaattaaattatacctatatttatatacaaatgcattagtgactaattttagtatacgaAAATATTTTTGCTTAATTTCAAATCTCTGGCACTACTAGGCTTTATTTTTCCAATGACGGAgaataattattgttattattattattattattattattattattattattattattattattattattattattattattattattattattatttatttgataatGTCACTTCTGTAATGTATTGTATTGTTTAGATTATTTTTAACCTTTCAAAAGTCTTTTTCCATAAtcaaaatgtaaaataaaataaataatgaaaatagaAGATAATTTCGAcaaattacataaaaaaaatctttagcGAATTTATCAGTGACAATATTAGTCTTCTAATACTTACCGAATTTATCAGTGACAATATTAGTCTTCTAATACTTACCTTTTCTAATATATCTATAGACTTGGTTAGTATAATAGAGTCTAACATAATGTTTCAACAATTATGTTAAGTTTATATTAAACTTCAGCTGATTTAATACGTAATAATACATACTAGCTGATTTGATGGCTGtaagtattttaaatatttgaattaaCACAACTTTGATGTATGTCATATGATAGATCAAGACGGAGGCCCAAATTCGACCTTAGAATTAGATACGAAATCACTCATCTATAAAAAAGGTAAGGTAATTATTTGGTATTATTGACGAAGTAGTGCTGACTCTTATGATGAGATGATGATGGTGTTTCAGTTGATTGAATAATTGGAAAAGATGTGCAACAACTTGTCTATTGTTTGAGGAGTGAATTTCCTAGCAAACAAGTAACATGGCCTCTGAATTCCATTCCATAAGCAAGGCtgtcttttaatttctttctgTAGTAACAACAACGTAAAACATACATGAGAATGAGATCACAATTTGTTAATTTCATCAACAAAATAATGAATGAATgctttttattaatatataccTTCATGTTGCTGGTAACGTGCATGCTGACATCAACGGACTGCATTGTGCAAATAGAAAGAGTGGTAATAGCTTCAAAGAGTTGCTAATAAAATGATATATATAAGCTTCAAAATATGTCAATTTGACAAACACTTGCAATTTTCTCAAAAAGCTTGCATAAacatttataataaattaagtaaattaTGATGTTTGTTTTTAATAATGTATTTAATCGAGATAATATTAagtttaatttctgaaatttaTTACGGTGCTCATCAAAATAGTTCTTAACTTTTAGAAATGACCAAATTGGTCTCTAAATTTACAAATTGTAAATTTCCGTTACGTTGTCTCTAATTTAACTGATGCATCAAAATACTAACATGAAGTGTTATAGTATCATATTAGAGATGCTATGCTGGCATTATAACACTTCATATTGACACTATGTTAACCGCAATTGAATTATTGACAATAAAGACTCataatttataaattcaaaaacaaatttGGCCATTTTCAAAAGTGAAGGACTATTTTAATCAaccttaaaaattttaaagactaAATTAGACATTACCTCATTTTCAATCCATTTCTTTTGAATTAATAGTATTTTCTATtcaaaaaatagatttttttggTGTATAAAAAGCAAGATGACATTTTCACTTAGGACGAACCGATATATTGTTCAAGAGCTGGTATGTAACATCCTCAACCCCATATGTCTTAGGATGCCAGCCTCTTTTGGACCAATCAACATGTGTTACTGACCAATTTGCAATTCCACCAGGATCAACAATCTATAAAGATTTAAGCCAATCAGCTCACAGAAAACTGTTAAAAATAAGCAGTACTACTTTTAAAAAACATAcattaaattcttaaaataaaaagaaaaatcttaCATTGAATAAGGTAGGTAAGTACTGCTCATCTACTATGCAATATTTCCCTTCAAACCCAAGCTGCATTTTCAAGAATATTCACATTATATTACTTAGACAACATGTTAAAATATAAGTCAATGTTAAATTAAAGTAGGCATTCAAAGTTTTTTCaacataataaatattttaatccTATCTTTAATAAGAGTTGAAActacaattttttttccaatgAATTAAAGAAATCTCTGTCTCTGATCTGTAGGAAAACAAAAACTACACCATTACAGAAAAATGATCAAATATAAGACAACTTAAAATGTTTAAATGCAACAACACTTAAGAAAATTGATTAATGGTAAAAATTCATACGTAGTTATTTTCGTATGAACgaaatttttatttaagaactgttaaataatttaggtttgattaatttattatctaaCGATTTTCGATATTAGCTCCAcgtaaattaaaaataaatgttGAATTCAGAAACTACACCTTACAGTAAGCTCGAAACTTTGAGTAATAAAGGTTGTCAGCGATAACTACAAGAGCATGTTGCCGCTTCAAAGTAAACCACTGCACGCATAACCAGCCACATCAATACACACGTTTCTTTCAAATATTGAATATTCCAAGCAAGTAATTAAGCAGCTACAACACTATATTTTTggataaagtatttattttattattaacgtttgtaattttttttaaaaaatattatagcgtttttttatttttgtttttaatatttttgaatttttaattttgtcgttaatattttttatttgtatcaaagctacttttaactaatttttattttgtctatAATATTTTAGATGAAGTTAATATTTAAGAACAATTTTgacgtaaataaaaaatattagaaataaaactaaataaaattaaaaattaaaaatatttaaaaaaacacataaatatgagaaaaaatgtattttactctatatttttttaacacaaaaaatatacCAATCATATCATATACGTACTAATAAAAATTacttataatatatttatatataaatatatattattttatctattttaatatattttataaaaaataatttaataattaatttttagtatatactAAGTAGTTAAAAATTTACATATACCTGTCCACCCTTTCTAAAGTCCTTCATCTGAATTTCAGGTAGCATGTGTCGTGAATACCTACCATTGCCTTGAGGACCAATGTCCTCAAAGCTAATGACGAAAATGTATGAAAGGAACCAAATTATTAATAACAAATTAAGAGAAGCCCGAAGAATGAAAAAGGAATACATACCACTCTACAAAGCTGACATTTGTATTGATCAAGTAGTCATAAATATAGCCAAAACTGTGCAGTGGTATACAGCTGCAATACTCATGTTAAAAGTATCAGAGCCCTCAAGAAATAAGAATCAGATTTCgcctaaattttaaatcttgaaCTCAATGTAAAAATATAAACATGGGGAGATAGAAGTAAAACATTTTTATTCCCATTTAAAAAGTATAATATTCTGTATCTAATTATTGGAAGGTTGTTAGAtattctaataataattttagtcattaatttttagcataatatatatttttttcatctttaaaatttattaaaagttTACATAATATCTctaacttttatttattttaattttatttcaaatttttttatttgtataaaatatatttttgatagttaattttttaaaaaagttaaaaactaatttagTAATAATTTTACAAGAACAATATTTAATACAAGTAAATTAGATATAATTATCATGTATTATTACTGAATTAGTTTTAAAGttgatacaaataaaaaattttaaaaattaaattaaaacaaaataaaacttaagaatatttttaaaatttttactaaattttagaaacaaaaaatatagtttactcttaattttattataatatatatataattaaaaccaatgattaaaaatatttctgTAATACTTGATAATTTTTCAATACTATTTTCATACATAAAtaagtttttgtattttgtgtTTGAGAAAGAGAATTGAAAGTGTGATAAGCTATATTTGACCTGTCAGAAAGTAAAACAAAGCGTTGGTTATGAGGATCTTGTAAAGCATTTGCAAGCAGTCTCCTCTCTGCATCAAACATAGAAATATTGCCCCAATGCACCTGCAACAAGTAAGGCAATTAGATTTCAATTATCAGAAGCTTATCTTTATAAAAATCTTAATTATAGGTTACATTGGATGCACCTCATCACTGGGTATAtcctgattaataaaatagcggCTCATACGAAGTGGTTTAGTCTTGGATGAATGAACATAAACAGAGAACTTCCCTTCATGTCCCTTCCAAAATACACAACACATTACTTCAGGAAATTACTTTGTTTATAAAACAATAAACCATTAATTATTTATCCCACAAAACATATATGATGATGACAATTTAATTAGTCTTACCTTTGAAAAAAACAGAAATAACCCATGCATGGTACTTTAAATAAGAATAATGCTTGAGAAAATGaccattttatattttaaaatatattgtcaaattaattaaatacattttatttttaagggATCACAtgcctttttcttcttttaaggGATCATAATATTTTAGAAACTACATTAGTAGTTTACCCGTTATCATAAAACGATAATCTACTACCATATATATAAgagaataaaattattaattaaggatcattttagtatatttatgtTATGTTAGTTATAGTGactataatattttaaaaatatcgttaaaaatattattaaaatataaaaaaatgattttaatttcaataatattttttaactacCTTAACCATGATAAGTATAGACATATACTAGAATTTCATCGATTAATAATTGCTTAGTAACAATAATGATACCATAGCCAATGAATTATAACTTAAATTGTATAGTCTTTCCATACTTACCTAAAAGGTTGTGGGTTCAAATATTcctattttttgataaaaaaaaacaataatgaCATAATAGAATACgtagttcaaaaaaaaaaaatcttactTGGAAAAACTTATCCCACAATCTCTCAAATGGCAAGGAACCAGGGGTCAAGAACATGAAGGCAATTTTGGGATTTTTTGAAAGACAAGGTGCATTCAAAATATCCCTAACAACAACATGTGATGCAATCTCATCATTTGTATATTTCCTTTCAATAGCAGGTGGTGGAAGATAATCACAACTATCAGGATACTTCTCACACTTTCCACATGAAGAAAAGGGGATGTAACAAACCAAAGttccttttattattaactGATGAATGAAATAATAATAAGCACATAATAGAAAAATGCAAAGAAGTAAAATCATTGTTGTTGGCTTCTTCATTGGAGATCGGTGGCGTGACCTTGTTGTCAACATTTGCATGTAACCCATTTCACTTCCATTGTATCTCTTCAACATTATTGGTCTTATTTTATATCCACCTGCCTCAAACACAGATATGTTAAATTATTCCGACATAACAGATTTCATTATTTTACTGTAAAGTATTTATTATTCTGATAGCTATTTATTCTACTGAAAATATGTATAATTTAGCGgctaatttttatttgttaaagtatactttttatttttcaatatttacaaatttttaaaaatatttttaacgtttaattttatttaattttgtttttaacatttttaatttatgtcaaaaattatttttaaatgtttttaattttgtaacgTTCAAAGATAATTTTGACacatattaaataaattaaaaataaaattaaatataaaaaattaaatatttaaaaatataataaatattagaaaCAGAAAGCATATTCTAACTTTTGTTTCTAGTATTTACTAAACAAACTCACCCGAAAAattctcaaaattaaaataaaataatcaacATAATTTTTCCttaaaataaatgataataaattaacaaGTTGAAGGGAAGAGAAGAGAAGTGAGATAGCAATAATACCAATAGCGAAGGGAAGAGAAGAAATTCAAGCGACCGAAGAATAAGCTTCCCTTCAATGCAATAATCTCTCACAAATATTACGAGAGACTGAAACCAAAATCTCTCTCACTCTCTTTAAAATGACATGGGAATGAGAATTTGGTAGGTATAATCCCTAAACTAATTATTTGATTCTTTAAGGAATGATCTTTTTATCAACAACTGCAGTATATATCAATATTAAAAATCAGTTTGTGATCTGTTCTATAAAATTACAGTGATTACGGTAGTCAAAGTGCACCATCCATTAAATATTGTTCTCAATTGACTCAAATAAATTTGGTCTTTACAGACATTAATGAACCATAATATATTGCTTTAAATGACTTTATAAAAAGACAAAATAAGTATTTATATCCATAAATAATAgaagtaaaatatatttttaaaaactagCTAAATTGATATTAATATTATACTAGGATAGGTAACCGTTCtattcaatttatattttttagaatttttaaaatttattctttaaattcatttaatttgtgtatatcgtattttattgtataaatattaatcttggatataattatttagatatttttaaataatttttgaacATAGATGATGTTTTTTTGTGTAAATACTTTTTAataatgattaataaaaatgacGATGTTATTACtatataatagtataaattataaatagaaTAACTAAAATAGGAGTGTTATGAAT
This window contains:
- the LOC130974866 gene encoding glycosyltransferase BC10-like, whose protein sequence is MGYMQMLTTRSRHRSPMKKPTTMILLLCIFLLCAYYYFIHQLIIKGTLVCYIPFSSCGKCEKYPDSCDYLPPPAIERKYTNDEIASHVVVRDILNAPCLSKNPKIAFMFLTPGSLPFERLWDKFFQGHEGKFSVYVHSSKTKPLRMSRYFINQDIPSDEVHWGNISMFDAERRLLANALQDPHNQRFVLLSDSCIPLHSFGYIYDYLINTNVSFVECFEDIGPQGNGRYSRHMLPEIQMKDFRKGGQWFTLKRQHALVVIADNLYYSKFRAYCKLGFEGKYCIVDEQYLPTLFNIVDPGGIANWSVTHVDWSKRGWHPKTYGVEDVTYQLLNNISSVDVSMHVTSNMKKEIKRQPCLWNGIQRPCYLFARKFTPQTIDKLLHIFSNYSIN